The Apium graveolens cultivar Ventura chromosome 10, ASM990537v1, whole genome shotgun sequence nucleotide sequence tagcctgcaaaccaaGTGAAACAAGGTAAATCGCTTTAAGCGACAAACTCTGACTATAATCATAAATTTTCCttccgtgggattcgaacctgtgaccaagagaaTAGTTATCCACTCTTTAAATAACTGAACCAATCCTTGCGGGCGACTCTCACTTTCCTATTGATCTAATTCAAAAGTTGAAGGAATTTTTaagaatttaattatttaaattttgaatttttaaataatatattatatataaaataatatataaatattttaacttaataaatcttaataatatattatatttataaaataataaaattataaatattataatggGTTAGAGGCTAATATAAATTATTCTCAAGAAGACCATTACGTTATTCTGAAGTCATCTTAAATTACATGATggtaaaaaaaaaaagaaaaaactTATCTTAAATTGGACGGGAAAAAACACTTTTCTAATTTCATCAACGGTTAACTGCAATATtgtttgatttgattttgttgtaaGAATAGGTTTTAAACAGTTGTGTAAACCTTCTATCTTTCACCACAGTAATTAAAAGTATTGTCCAGAAAAAGTCTTATTATCTGTAATTGATAGTGAAAACAATTTGCGAGGTTTTACATAGCACGCTCTATTTATTAAGCATCCCACCACATTACATGAACTATAAAAGCTTTAATAACTACAGATACGTTGCATTTAGCAGAAAAATTAAGAGGATTGAAAACACCTATTTCATCACACCATACCAGTATTTGGGCTTAATGCTTTCACTAATTAAAATGTATCTTCTTCCTCTAATATGTTTCTTCTTTCTGGCAGACCTGTGCTTTTTGATTTTTGTACGTATGTAGCGTAGGGAACGATAAACAACCACAATAACTGCAAAGATCACCATTCCTACCCAGGCGACTAATCCTGCTACAAGTACGAAAATGGTTTTGTTGATCTTAAAAGACCTTTTAATGTCTTTAGCAGCAGTCATTGATGTTAGCGTTATCCACATGGCCGCTCGTATTACCCAAACAAAAATCTTCTGTTTAAGACTTGCACCACTTACGTATATAAAGATCACACTTAGAGCAGCCATAAAGGAGATAGTGTTAGAAATCCAAAATCAGTTGTTTAAACCCTCGTAAAAGTAGGATAAAAGGGAACTTGCAGGTTCAAGATCATACGTTTTAAAATAAGGGGAATTTGCGTAATCCTTTTGATATTCTGGGGCATCCATCCCCGCGACACCTCCGGGAGGACTAATAGCTGCTTGGTAAGCCATGGCAGCTTTTTCAGATGCTGCTACCAGTAATGTCTCGTCTCTCTTCTCCATTTTCTCTTGAAAGATGGTAAAATTTTTCACCTTCTTCCACATTTTCACGAGCTTGCTGTTACTAGCAGTTGCTGTCTCTGCTGCTGCTGTCCCTTCCATGTTATCACCTGCAACCAGCTGAAGGCCAGCTGAGGTTAAAGCACCAGCAGAGGTTAGAAACTCCTTAATTCCCGCAGTTTTGGTATCTTTGGGCATCTCTTGTATTATGTCCAAGGCTGTGAGACCATTTTCATTCAGTACATTTAGGTTCACTTCATCACTTCTTGTACACTTGACCAGGTATTTTATTATCTGAGTAAGCATAATTCAGGTTTAGAATCGACAAAATAGTCTGTCGAGCAAATAAAATAAACacaaaaaattaataataaatatcaCTAGAAAAGGCCTTCAGTTACAAAATGAGTTATTTTAAATCAAACCTTCAAAAATTAGTTAAAATTGTTTATAAACCCCTTTCCTATTATGAAATTCTGATTGTTTAACTAATTTGTGTGTTTCCCATGTTCagtttgtaatatccgggatacactgtgtaattattttgctgataagtaattattatgtatgttcagtatctattatcTGAATTATCTAgtaagtgttatatgtgtttggatgtttaaaaataatattaattgagtattttaatttttatatgtccaaaataaaatatagataattgtcatatcttcctatttatttttatgttgatttataattttatagaaaatatatgaattttataacatctttttccgaatatttaaaaacttttatataatcgggaaccaaccgacatcatccctttttacgtttttataacccgaaacttttccgaaaactccttcctaacctaattgcaatattccgagcatttttcatgtttcgactttttcgatccggcttacggtttgtcctgcgcgggtcccggcgtaacattttcgatacattattcatttcggtaaatcaataaaactcgtattttttataaatatgatctttttataaaactatcacaattatcacctcttaatacgtgtaaccaggcgctgagaccaagaccgcagtacaaattgtactggtttggataattatcccgaaaatcggtaccgtttggatcaatttttatagataaacgtaccattttatatccggaatgatccaacgggatactaattttccgtaattataaatagcctttaccgtattttattccgtatcaaaaatcatttgcagacagtaattatataattttccagagaaaatacttatattcataaacctttctgagaatcaaacagcaattcgaaggtgttagtgatctttgttttcaacgctcgagtaaccagatcaaaggtcttgaagagtactatcgtaatctgtgatccatacacctgcagaatcaaagttttattttctgtaaatttatttattttcgaattattttgattaaaaatatgaatttttgttcggatgattgtttgaatgatttgatgattgcatattaattttgatatattatatgactgatttggagttcaataacatgttcaaaattgagtttgattttcgaattttgaaattagagtttataacccgtatgaatgttcttaattgaaatttagggctttttgatctaggggttattagttgttgtattacagtgggttgtgttccttatgaaatttgaatcgattggtatatagctcgttaacagagaaTTCATGAATCGAAGGgggttgtgttttgaagttttcttcgggtcaccggaaaccggtgaagttcttggccattttccggccaggtcTGGGGTTATTAGGACGAAATGATTATTGGGATGTATTTCTCATGAATTGTAGATGATATCTGGAGCTCCTGAAGGTGTGACGATTCCGGGAACGCCatctccggcgaaccccgattGTTTTCCAGCGAGCCCtgtaaaatttgcagtttggtacctaaacttttggggaccagtttagtccctgaagtttctggAAAGTTTcagaaataggattcctgttttaaaaatctttaaaaatcatattttctatttattttaattataaaaatccatttttaatttctgaaaatgcCAAAAATCATTactttaatttcaaaaattatttttaattcaaaaataaatctgaaataattagttaattaattttagttgataattaattgattaattggtcaattaattcgaaaattaattgattaattgatttaattaattattaattgatttaattaattaattaattagatttaattatttaaaaatgatttaaaaattccgaaaaatagtttcgagctttaaaatattattttaaattgttttcaagactcgataattattataaaattgttttgaagccagattcggccaaccgaaccctgtttgttgctttaaaatttatccaacgacccgttttaattctgaaagatgttttaaaaatcattttaaatacccgaaagcctgtgTATGACCCGAGAcccctttataaatgatatgtcattgattatttgacgtgttatttgctatatgtgacttattgtttgactgtcgatctatgtgttcggtgtttacttgtttattgcgtaactttcaatccgttaatcggatttgggtaagacgaagggtagatagaagtgtatatcgaacagaatattattagttgaatattgatagatgcttatgatatgtgagcagaggaggcaaggcgtaggagagggaaacagatagtcgaggagtaagacggttgtgattgggAGTTAGTatagtatagcaagctagtaccaggcaagtgttctgaactttctcgagatatattgtagttgattgatagtcctgttttatattgcaaatgctttgaagcactgaaccctaaaccctgattccagttattgatcttgagccgtaaaccttattctttctaaaccattgattgttgtatacccaaatatgaaccataaatatacgatactactccacaaatacgtacaaactaaataccaaacactgaaccgaattactttgttaggtcacacacactgtagagggaggtgaatacagtgtatagcacaatcaaatcgaattctaataacacaagtaacagaaaacagactttattcaaagcaataaattctgttacagtatggaactgtcctctcagtgatgaacaaatatcacgagagctgctagggttacaatgaataatattctcgataacgataacacttatagtgtaaaccctatgtctgtgcttatatactacacagttacaagataatcgctaattgatatggaatataattc carries:
- the LOC141691099 gene encoding uncharacterized protein LOC141691099: MCQVGDEDGRTPLHLAIMKGQQKSVCESDKKGTLLHLSVVYNRLNVFILILESTDQDLLNIKDDNGNTILHSAAALRWMLIIKYLVKCTRSDEVNLNVLNENGLTALDIIQEMPKDTKTAGIKEFLTSAGALTSAGLQLVAGDNMEGTAAAETATASNSKLVKMWKKVKNFTIFQEKMEKRDETLLVAASEKAAMAYQAAISPPGGVAGMDAPEYQKDYANSPYFKTYDLEPASSLLSYFYEGLNN